The genomic window CTGGCCGAGGTGTAAATTGCGGTTTCCCCTGTCTGACTACTGATTACAGTCAGCGCTTCTCCTTGGCGGCGTATCCAATAGGCATTGACGCCACACTGATGCAGTGAGGTGTAAAGGCAATCCATGATCCGATCGGATGAGCAGATCAGAACTTCCTGGGTATAAGGGTAAAGCTTCAAGATCGAAGACCCGAAGTCCACCATTTTCAAGTCAGCATTATTTTTGCCTGGGGGCACATGGATGAGTTCGTAGCCACGGCTGTACAACTCAGCATCTCTTCGGCCCAGATTGCGCCAATTACCAAAGGCGACCTTGACTTGAAGGGGATACCGGCAGACTTGAGCTAGAAAATTTTCAATTTCCGCGCTCACGTGCAAATTCTCTGCGTCCAATAGCAGAACGGCCATGCCGTAGTTCTCTGGCAATTCTGCCTGAGGATTGCTTGCATTAATATCCCCAGCAATACCAATACCAATACCTAGGCCGACCTCACTATCTATGCTGAGATCAGTGCCCAGATCACTGGCCAGACCCCCGGCCTCTTCTATATCAACTTCAGAATCAGCTTCAGGATATGTAAGTTGAAAAACTCGCTCCATCAGAATCTGAAAGGTGTCAGAGCCGAAAAAATCTGGAGCCAACAATAAGTGCAGAATGCGTTTAAGCTGCGAAATCAGCTCCTCGACGTCTTCAGCTTTTCTGAGTTCCGCTGCTAACTTGTCAATGAAGGTAGCTCGACGCTCTTGCCAAGCAAATGCCTTAGCCTTTGCGCTCAGCAACTCGGGTTGTTGCTGTTGAACGGCCACAATTGCTTGATAGACGTAGAGACTGATTAAGTTAATAACCGCAGGTTCACTCACTCCTGGTGAATTCAACGGCGAATTTAAGTTGGCAGGCATAACTCTCCACCCAACGTAGACATGCAGGCTCAATACGACGCAATTTGAAAGCAATTAGAGATGACCGTCCTCTATGCTCTCTGGCAGGACGGTCTAAGCTAGACTTAGCGTTTCAACTCTGAATCCAACTCCACCCTGTCACCCTCTCCCCCCAAAAGCGATTCTTGGAGGGGGATTATACTCTTCTCTTGTGCCGCTAATTGTACCGTTAGCTAAAATTTTGTCTTAATTTAACTCAGTGCTTCAAGTTGCTGAAGCTTTACCAGTTAGGCAGCTCTGGTTTTAGCAGATCTAGTTTATGGATTAAGACTTTGCACAGTCCAGTCTCCTTCGCACAACTGATAAACTGTCCGGTCCTGAGGACTGCCCCGTAGTTCTAAATGGTCCACACTCACAGGCTCTAGCAGCAGCAAGCAGAAGTTGGTCAAGGGCTCAACGGCATCAGGAGCAGCGCTCGTGAATAGAGTCTCGGGCTGTCTAGGCTGCGCTGGTGTGGGCCAGGAAAACTGAGCGCGAGCGGCCTCGGAGAGCACTTGCCAGGCCTGGTAGCGCCAAGACTGCTGAGGCTCCGGAGCCTTGGCATCAATCAGGAGCAGTTGTCCTTGTAAGCGGAACTGTTCGCGGGTGTTGGGGAAGTACCAACAAGCCTCTGCCCAGGGCTGTAGGCTCAGCTGAACCACTTTCTCGCTGCGAACGTCCGTAACTATCTTGAGGCGGTTGGTACCCTCCAAGAAGTCACGAAAGACAACGGTGCGGTTGGCGGGTCGGCCATCGGCGCTAACAGTGGCCAACTGAAAATAGCGGGCGTAGGGCAGGCTACGGTTTCGATGCAATGCCCGTGCCAGAATAGAGCGCCAGGGAGCCAGGGTCATAGTTTAAGCCTATCAGGCCCTGCTTCATGTGCTATCGCCTCATGTTCTAAGTACGTTTTCTATGTATGCCATGAGTCATAGCAGTTAGATCGACTGGATCAATCAAGCGGACAACTTCACTCATGCACCCAGCAGATCAACCCACTAGATAGACTAGATCTGAAAACAACCTGCGATTGTGGCCATGCTCCTGAAATTTGGGCTAGCCTCGCAGGTGGAGCTTTAAAGACTCATTCGGCTTTGATGTTCCCGACAAAGGCTGCGGAGATAGTCCGCACTTTTGTGGAGAGTCAAGGGTAACCTCGAAGCGTGCATTCCGAGCACTACGGCCCTATGTACCCTATCAACCCCACTGATTATGGCTACGAGTTTGCTGACCCCTCAGGCCAGTATTTGGCCCGTCAAGAGCGGGGACGCTGGGCAGTCTTGTACTTCTCGGCCAAAGGTAGTGCCGCTGGCTACGGAGATGATTTAGCCACAGCAATGCTGAGTGCTGAATG from Leptolyngbya sp. FACHB-261 includes these protein-coding regions:
- a CDS encoding Npun_F5749 family FMN-dependent PPOX-type flavoprotein → MTLAPWRSILARALHRNRSLPYARYFQLATVSADGRPANRTVVFRDFLEGTNRLKIVTDVRSEKVVQLSLQPWAEACWYFPNTREQFRLQGQLLLIDAKAPEPQQSWRYQAWQVLSEAARAQFSWPTPAQPRQPETLFTSAAPDAVEPLTNFCLLLLEPVSVDHLELRGSPQDRTVYQLCEGDWTVQSLNP